A single window of Nicotiana sylvestris chromosome 5, ASM39365v2, whole genome shotgun sequence DNA harbors:
- the LOC138869503 gene encoding uncharacterized protein, producing the protein MTSKCWCCVEPDGESLQHLFFKSETAKSTSKYFLSRAGIALEGLTLHQAITKCWTANVCLRLKPVMQALPSCVVWELWKKRNSMKYSDAVTTSRVIYQVSSNLQALVKVRKPGMDMVPHKWQDLLAMMENFTPKLKVTKIMWEFPSAGWLKVNTDGASRGNPGRSSIGFCIRNENGDIVKSVGREIEETTNTVAEAKAMVEALRFCRFQQYSHVWLQTDSMLLKKIMDRIWKPPWIISEQVEEMMQLMNGGNYTVTHIHREGNKLADHLANYALDHGEIECQQFWHLDAQGRRLVNEDKLQCPSIRVKVDRR; encoded by the coding sequence ATGACATCAAAATGTTGGTGTTGTGTAGAGCCTGACGGGGAATCTCTTCAGCACTTGTTTTTTAAATCAGAAACTGCAAAGTCAACTTCGAAGTATTTTCTATCGAGAGCAGGAATAGCTTTGGAGGGACTTACATTGCACCAAGCAATCACAAAATGTTGGACTGCAAATGTGTGCTTAAGGCTCAAACCAGTAATGCAAGCACTCCCCTCATGTGTAGTATGGGAACTTTGGAAAAAAAGAAATAGTATGAAGTATAGTGATGCTGTGACAACTAGCAGGGTGATTTATCAAGTTTCATCAAATCTCCAGGCATTGGTGAAAGTGAGAAAGCCTGGGATGGACATGGTACCTCACAAATGGCAAGATCTATTAGCTATGATGGAAAATTTCACTCCTAAACTTAAGGTCACCAAAATCATGTGGGAATTTCCAAGTGCAGGATGGCTAAAAGTTAATACGGATGGTGCATCGAGGGGAAATCCAGGTAGGAGCTCAATAGGTTTTTGTATTAGAAATGAAAATGGAGACATAGTCAAGTCAGTAGGGAGGGAGATTGAGGAGACAACAAACACAGTAGCTGAAGCGAAGGCCATGGTAGAAGCACTAAGGTTTTGTAGATTTCAACAATACTCTCATGTATGGCTTCAAACTGACTCaatgttattaaaaaaaattatggataggatctggaaaccaccatggatcataTCTGAGCAGGTAGAGGAAATGATGCAACTAATGAATGGGGGCAATTACACAGTTACTCATATTCATAGGGAGGGCAACAAgctggcagatcacttggctaatTATGCTTTAGATCATGGAGAAATAGAATGCCAACAATTCTGGCATCTAGATGCACAGGGAAGAAGGTTGGTTAATGAAGATAAGCTGCAATGTCCAAGTATAAGGGTGAAGGTGGACAGGAGATAA